In the Candidatus Abyssobacteria bacterium SURF_5 genome, one interval contains:
- a CDS encoding aldehyde ferredoxin oxidoreductase → MGTQNGKILEVDLSSGKISTRTISEKALRDYVGGSGLAAKLFFDDGVPPGCDPLGPENNLYIVTGPLCGSGLPATPRFSVAAKSPLTGIWGEANCGGNFGPALKFAGWDGIVIRGQSKKPVLLAIEDDKAELKDAAAVWGKDTYETADMLAQKSEGKPTPRIVSIGPAGENLVKFAAVADGKHDYAGRTGLGAVMGSKKLKAVVVRGSGKLAPADADVFAEIRKSAMEKINDGMFTMALKAMGTNAGMVMGMTMGDVPTKNWILGEEMECANELSSIVMNEKYLTKGSACYGCPIGCKRNVKVDDGPYKMEPGAGPEYETMGSFGTMCMICNQAAVNKLNDLCNRFGLDTISCGCTIAFAIDCYENGILKDSDTDGLKLTWGNADAVIELVRKIAYRQGFGNLLAEGSKAAARKIGKGASDLTAEVKGLEAPMHDPRAFHGLGLAYAMSVRGACHLSHLDLFAEQGGVSMPEVGIEGGYVGQSSEGKGKLVWITENLASVLQSTGLCYFGAASLDFNDMVKMINSAAGRDYTVESLMKAGERIWLLKRSLNNLMGVTIEDDRLPKKILTPTKEGGAAGSVPNVEVMMKEYYDLRGLDHKGKPKKERLEAVGLSDIAKRL, encoded by the coding sequence ATGGGAACCCAGAACGGCAAAATATTGGAGGTTGATCTTTCCTCGGGGAAAATTTCCACCCGGACGATCAGCGAAAAGGCCCTGCGCGATTACGTCGGCGGCAGTGGATTGGCGGCAAAGCTTTTCTTCGATGACGGCGTGCCGCCGGGATGTGATCCGCTCGGTCCGGAGAACAATTTGTATATCGTTACCGGCCCCTTGTGCGGGAGCGGACTTCCCGCCACCCCCCGATTCAGCGTTGCGGCAAAATCGCCACTGACCGGAATCTGGGGCGAGGCCAACTGCGGCGGCAACTTCGGGCCGGCGCTGAAGTTCGCCGGTTGGGACGGCATTGTCATCCGCGGTCAATCGAAGAAGCCGGTTCTTCTAGCGATTGAAGACGACAAGGCCGAGTTGAAGGATGCGGCCGCTGTCTGGGGAAAAGACACGTATGAAACAGCGGACATGCTGGCGCAAAAATCCGAGGGAAAGCCGACGCCCCGCATCGTCTCAATTGGCCCGGCGGGCGAGAACCTCGTGAAGTTTGCGGCCGTGGCCGACGGCAAACATGATTATGCGGGCCGGACCGGCCTGGGCGCCGTTATGGGTTCGAAAAAGTTAAAAGCTGTCGTTGTGAGAGGCTCCGGAAAACTCGCGCCCGCCGACGCCGATGTCTTTGCCGAGATTCGCAAGAGCGCAATGGAAAAAATCAATGACGGGATGTTCACGATGGCGCTCAAGGCGATGGGCACGAATGCAGGCATGGTCATGGGCATGACGATGGGCGACGTTCCCACAAAGAACTGGATTCTTGGCGAAGAAATGGAATGCGCGAACGAACTCAGCTCGATCGTGATGAACGAGAAGTACCTCACAAAGGGCTCGGCCTGCTATGGCTGCCCCATCGGATGCAAGCGCAACGTGAAGGTGGACGACGGCCCATACAAGATGGAGCCGGGCGCGGGGCCCGAGTATGAGACAATGGGTTCCTTCGGCACGATGTGCATGATCTGTAATCAAGCGGCCGTCAATAAACTCAATGATTTGTGCAACCGGTTCGGATTGGATACGATCTCCTGCGGCTGCACGATCGCATTCGCAATCGATTGCTATGAAAACGGCATATTGAAAGATTCAGATACTGACGGCTTGAAACTGACGTGGGGAAACGCCGACGCCGTTATTGAACTGGTCAGGAAAATCGCTTACCGGCAAGGGTTCGGCAATCTTTTGGCGGAGGGCAGCAAGGCAGCCGCAAGGAAAATCGGCAAAGGCGCTTCCGATCTGACGGCGGAGGTGAAGGGTCTTGAGGCTCCGATGCACGACCCCCGCGCCTTCCACGGGCTCGGGCTTGCTTATGCCATGTCGGTGCGCGGCGCATGTCACCTCTCTCACCTTGATCTGTTCGCCGAGCAGGGAGGGGTGTCAATGCCGGAAGTCGGAATCGAGGGCGGATATGTGGGCCAGTCAAGCGAGGGAAAAGGCAAGCTTGTCTGGATAACGGAAAATCTTGCTTCCGTGCTGCAATCGACCGGATTGTGCTATTTCGGCGCCGCCTCGCTGGATTTCAATGACATGGTGAAGATGATCAATTCCGCCGCCGGCCGCGACTATACCGTCGAAAGCCTGATGAAGGCCGGTGAAAGAATCTGGCTGCTGAAACGGTCGCTCAATAACCTGATGGGCGTCACCATTGAAGATGATCGCCTGCCCAAGAAGATACTTACTCCGACGAAGGAAGGAGGGGCCGCCGGTTCCGTCCCCAATGTGGAAGTGATGATGAAGGAATATTACGATCTTCGCGGGCTTGATCATAAGGGCAAGCCCAAAAAAGAGAGACTGGAGGCAGTCGGCCTGTCGGACATAGCCAAGCGGCTATAG
- a CDS encoding RNA polymerase sigma factor has product MIMERRLDQDIPDEALMLQYAGGDLAAFEELLERHRNPLFAYLCRMLGNRESAEDVFQEVFLRIVCSRRRYRERAKFSTWLYKIAHNSCIDMFRREKYRRAESLHEPIQGKDGEQMMPQDFLASGNPGPDELLQRRQISEALKNSIDRLAPEQREVFVLRQYQDLSFREIAKIVQTSESTVKSRMRYALKNLRDMLVEQRVIEEVTS; this is encoded by the coding sequence ATGATCATGGAGCGGAGGTTGGACCAGGATATCCCGGATGAGGCGCTGATGCTTCAATACGCGGGTGGAGATCTGGCTGCGTTTGAAGAACTGCTGGAGCGGCATCGAAATCCTCTCTTTGCATACCTTTGCCGGATGCTGGGAAACAGAGAGTCGGCGGAGGATGTTTTTCAGGAAGTGTTCTTGCGGATCGTCTGCTCGAGGCGCCGCTATAGAGAGCGCGCTAAATTCTCAACATGGCTATATAAGATCGCGCATAACTCCTGTATCGACATGTTTCGAAGGGAGAAGTATCGGCGCGCGGAATCGCTGCATGAGCCTATACAGGGCAAGGACGGAGAGCAAATGATGCCGCAGGATTTTCTTGCCAGCGGGAATCCCGGTCCCGACGAGCTGTTACAGCGGCGACAGATTTCGGAAGCGCTGAAAAACTCGATCGATCGCCTGGCGCCCGAGCAGAGAGAGGTATTTGTCTTGCGACAATATCAGGATCTTTCTTTCAGAGAAATAGCCAAAATCGTGCAGACGTCCGAAAGCACCGTTAAAAGCAGAATGAGATATGCTTTGAAAAACCTGCGTGATATGCTGGTTGAGCAGCGCGTGATCGAGGAGGTAACCTCCTAA
- a CDS encoding ferredoxin:thioredoxin reductase has product MAEKRDENDLEGTKERLLKGSEKYATRAGYKLNPDPELVDTIITGLANNKFKHSRAYCPCFFVSGNPEEDRKLICPCHYHKEDIEKTGKCHCGLFVKG; this is encoded by the coding sequence ATGGCGGAAAAGAGAGATGAAAACGATTTGGAAGGCACAAAAGAACGACTCCTGAAAGGGTCTGAGAAATACGCCACACGCGCAGGGTATAAGTTGAATCCGGACCCCGAACTGGTCGATACGATCATCACGGGACTTGCAAACAACAAGTTCAAACATAGTCGTGCCTACTGTCCCTGCTTCTTCGTTTCCGGTAATCCTGAAGAGGACAGGAAGCTTATTTGCCCGTGCCACTACCACAAAGAAGACATTGAGAAAACGGGAAAATGTCACTGCGGCCTTTTTGTGAAAGGCTGA